The DNA window GGTGCTGCGTCAGCTGGAAGCGAGCGGCGGTCGGGTCGGCCTCGCCACCATGTGCGTCGGCGTCGGCCAGGGCGTCAGCCTGGCGGTCGAACGGGTGTCCTGAGGCAAGCCTCGGGTACCCTCCCCCGCTTCCCTCGGCTATCTCCCGCGGGCGTCAGCCGATCAGGCGGCCGATCGCCGGGTCGACGCCCGACAGCGCGCGGCCGGTCAGGCCGGCATGGCTGCCTGTGCGCGCTTTGAGCGGACGCATGCGGATCAGGGCCTCCAGCATCGGCAGCCCGGCCCGGATGCCGTCGAGGACCGGGACCGGGACCCTGTCTTCGATCCGGAACGAGGCGCCGGCCATGACGGCGCCGAGCAGGACCACCACCTCGGCGCCCTGCCCTGCCAGACCCACGGCCGCCTCGGCCAGTTCCGCATCGAGCGCGGCGGTGTCGCCGGGCTTGTAGGCGGCGGTGGTTTCGAGATTGGTCCAGGCGGCGATGCGGCCGGACAGCCCGTAGCGGGCGACCAGTTCGCGATAGATCGGCTGCACCCGCGCCCCGAAGGAGACGAGGCCGATCGCGCCGCCGAGCGTGCAGGCGGCGAGCAGCGCCGCCTCGGTCATGCCGATGACCGGCACCGGCAGCATCTCGCGCAGCGCGCCGAGCCCGGTATCGTAGGAGACCGCGATCAGGACCCCGT is part of the Prosthecodimorpha staleyi genome and encodes:
- a CDS encoding aspartate/glutamate racemase family protein; amino-acid sequence: MRLLVMNANTTAFVTERAAETARQLASPGTEIVAATGAFGAAIMASRTECAIGEHAAVDLAARHADGIDGVLIAVSYDTGLGALREMLPVPVIGMTEAALLAACTLGGAIGLVSFGARVQPIYRELVARYGLSGRIAAWTNLETTAAYKPGDTAALDAELAEAAVGLAGQGAEVVVLLGAVMAGASFRIEDRVPVPVLDGIRAGLPMLEALIRMRPLKARTGSHAGLTGRALSGVDPAIGRLIG